A genomic stretch from Desulfotignum balticum DSM 7044 includes:
- a CDS encoding UDP-N-acetylmuramoyl-L-alanyl-D-glutamate--2,6-diaminopimelate ligase yields the protein MKLSVLLQDIVPSLLQTDMEITGIQTRAQDIQPGQLFLAIKGYAANGHDYIKTALDKGAAAVVAQNNPDRLNRVIQVENSRRAAGIIAARFFGNPSRDLFLVGVTGTNGKTTITYLLEQMFLAAGFRCGVMGTINIRYNGKHVDAPTTTPDALTIQKTLAQMKQAGITHVIMEVSSHGLDQFRVDGCHFDMGIFTNLTQDHLDYHPDMTAYYHCKKRFFTDFLRPGVNSPRLSAVVNMDDPWGARLAGELDFPVMRVSAETAENSRSMEVRVQDIMDSIQGIFGRMHLGSDTMGFSSFLTGRFNLENILCAAGAAYGAGVKPIQIQQGLAACNGVPGRLEKVANPLNRYLFVDYAHTPGALESVLKTLKQRATRRLITVFGCGGDRDRTKRPLMGKIACRYSDVTIVTSDNPRTENPDQIIEEILAGIRETGTSVTSWPDLSNKDKRLTYADFSGVICHADRTHALDAAVRISRPGDIILAAGKGHETYQVTNTGTIHFDDREQLAAACAAMAEQFVPITWTRNDIAAALETSPATDTHNDGFVFTGISTDSRTILSHEIFLALTGDTFDGHGFIPDLVTRGIRGFVVKTGTRINSKEKNTAPGSGPVVYEVPDTLDALGRLGHFQRIRSGANVLAITGSNGKTSTCRMARAIFQTTFDTLATQKNFNNEIGVPQTLLSLSCAHQWAVVEMGMNQPGEMSRLSRIAGPDICVVTNTTEAHLEGLKTADNVAREKARIFDQAVSGSVAVLFNDDPRVRILKDHARNTPAIEKILTFGSDDTADVYATDIRSSGGMTRFLGHIHGETARFHLQSPARFMVFNALAALAAAAAAGIRIPDMQAGLAAFAPVSGRLSIQTLPGGIHLIDDTYNANPASMTQALVTLAEMAKDPATYGTGRTVAILGDMRELGPDSEHLHRSVGQTAAKLGITRLYLYGPLSSHMLAGALAEGMAKDAVFHGSKQEIEDRVQAFVRSGDWILVKGSRGMAMETFIARMQTLLHDTVSKQGKD from the coding sequence ATGAAATTATCCGTATTGCTGCAAGACATCGTTCCTTCATTGCTGCAAACAGACATGGAGATCACCGGCATCCAGACCCGGGCCCAGGACATCCAGCCCGGCCAGTTGTTTCTGGCCATCAAAGGATATGCCGCCAACGGTCATGATTACATCAAAACCGCCCTGGACAAAGGAGCTGCCGCCGTGGTGGCCCAAAACAATCCCGATCGCCTGAACCGGGTCATTCAAGTGGAAAATTCCCGCCGGGCCGCCGGAATCATTGCCGCCAGATTCTTTGGAAACCCGTCCCGGGACCTGTTCCTGGTGGGTGTGACCGGCACCAACGGAAAAACCACGATCACCTATCTGCTGGAACAGATGTTTCTGGCGGCCGGTTTCCGCTGCGGGGTCATGGGCACCATCAATATCCGTTACAACGGCAAACATGTGGATGCCCCCACCACCACCCCGGACGCGTTGACAATCCAGAAAACCCTGGCTCAAATGAAACAGGCCGGCATCACCCATGTCATCATGGAAGTGTCTTCCCACGGCCTGGATCAGTTCCGGGTGGACGGGTGTCATTTTGATATGGGAATTTTCACCAACCTGACCCAGGATCATTTGGATTATCACCCGGACATGACCGCGTATTACCACTGCAAAAAACGGTTTTTCACTGATTTTCTCAGGCCGGGTGTCAACTCACCCCGGTTGTCAGCCGTCGTCAACATGGATGACCCCTGGGGTGCCCGGCTGGCCGGTGAACTGGATTTTCCGGTCATGCGTGTCAGTGCTGAAACTGCTGAAAACAGCAGGTCGATGGAAGTTCGGGTCCAGGATATCATGGACTCGATCCAGGGTATCTTCGGGCGTATGCATCTGGGCAGCGACACCATGGGGTTTTCCTCTTTTCTCACCGGCCGGTTCAATCTGGAAAATATCTTATGTGCGGCCGGGGCCGCCTATGGCGCAGGGGTTAAACCCATACAGATCCAACAGGGACTGGCGGCCTGCAACGGCGTTCCGGGCCGGCTGGAAAAGGTTGCCAATCCGTTGAACCGGTATCTGTTTGTGGATTACGCCCACACGCCGGGCGCTCTGGAATCGGTTCTCAAAACCCTGAAACAGCGGGCCACCCGCCGTCTGATCACTGTTTTCGGCTGCGGCGGGGACCGGGACCGCACCAAACGGCCGTTGATGGGAAAAATTGCCTGCCGCTACAGTGACGTGACCATTGTCACATCCGATAATCCCAGGACTGAAAATCCGGACCAGATCATTGAAGAGATCCTGGCTGGTATCCGGGAAACCGGTACGTCGGTGACGTCATGGCCTGACCTGTCCAACAAAGACAAACGCCTGACATATGCAGATTTCTCCGGTGTGATCTGTCACGCCGATCGAACCCATGCCCTGGATGCCGCCGTCCGCATTTCCCGGCCCGGAGACATCATTCTGGCAGCAGGAAAAGGCCATGAAACCTACCAGGTCACCAATACCGGCACCATCCATTTCGATGACAGAGAACAGCTGGCCGCTGCCTGTGCAGCCATGGCAGAACAGTTTGTTCCCATCACCTGGACCCGGAATGATATCGCCGCTGCCCTGGAAACCTCCCCGGCAACCGACACCCACAATGACGGATTTGTGTTCACAGGTATCAGTACTGACTCCAGAACCATTCTCTCCCATGAAATATTTCTGGCTCTGACCGGGGATACGTTTGACGGCCACGGCTTTATTCCGGATCTGGTCACACGCGGCATCCGGGGATTTGTGGTGAAAACCGGCACCCGGATCAATTCAAAAGAAAAAAACACCGCCCCGGGTTCAGGACCGGTGGTGTATGAAGTGCCGGATACCCTTGACGCTTTAGGCCGGCTGGGTCATTTCCAGCGAATCCGATCCGGGGCAAATGTGCTGGCCATAACCGGTTCCAACGGAAAAACCTCCACTTGCCGCATGGCCCGGGCCATTTTTCAAACCACATTTGACACGCTGGCCACCCAGAAAAACTTTAACAACGAAATCGGGGTTCCCCAAACACTGCTGTCATTGTCTTGTGCCCACCAATGGGCGGTGGTGGAAATGGGCATGAACCAGCCCGGAGAGATGAGCCGTTTATCCCGCATTGCCGGACCGGATATCTGTGTTGTCACCAACACCACCGAGGCCCATCTGGAAGGGTTGAAAACCGCTGACAATGTGGCCCGGGAAAAAGCCCGGATTTTTGATCAGGCCGTTTCCGGCAGTGTGGCCGTTCTTTTCAACGACGACCCCAGAGTCCGGATTTTAAAAGATCATGCCCGCAACACCCCGGCCATTGAAAAAATCCTGACATTTGGCAGTGATGACACGGCAGATGTGTATGCCACCGATATCCGTTCCTCCGGCGGAATGACCCGTTTTCTGGGTCATATTCATGGAGAAACCGCCCGCTTCCATCTGCAGTCTCCGGCCCGGTTCATGGTCTTCAACGCCCTGGCCGCCCTGGCGGCAGCGGCCGCAGCCGGCATCCGCATACCGGACATGCAGGCCGGTCTGGCCGCATTCGCCCCGGTCTCAGGACGGCTCAGCATCCAGACACTTCCCGGCGGTATTCATCTCATCGATGATACATATAATGCCAATCCCGCTTCGATGACCCAGGCATTGGTGACCCTGGCTGAAATGGCAAAAGATCCGGCAACTTATGGAACCGGCCGGACAGTGGCGATTTTAGGAGATATGCGGGAGCTGGGCCCTGACAGCGAACACCTCCATCGGTCAGTGGGGCAAACCGCTGCAAAACTGGGAATTACCCGGTTATATCTGTACGGCCCGTTAAGCAGCCATATGCTGGCAGGGGCGCTGGCCGAAGGGATGGCCAAAGATGCCGTGTTTCACGGCAGCAAACAGGAAATCGAAGACCGGGTTCAGGCATTTGTGCGTTCAGGTGACTGGATCCTGGTCAAGGGCTCTCGGGGCATGGCCATGGAAACCTTCATTGCCCGGATGCAGACACTTCTGCATGACACGGTTTCAAAACAGGGAAAGGATTGA
- the mraY gene encoding phospho-N-acetylmuramoyl-pentapeptide-transferase yields MFYEFLYPLHDQLSFLNIFRYITFRTIYGGLSAFLICFFLGPWVIRKLAAMQIGQVIQTDGPQTHLGKQGTPTMGGILILFSVFTATIFWGNLTNHYIFILLLTLLLFGGIGFVDDFLMQVKKRNMGFTAKGKFIIQIACGLVISLLIFLSPDFTTTLTVPFFKDFSPDLGLWYIPFACLVIVGASNAVNLTDGLDGLAIGPVIVASVTYMFFAYVAGHIQIAEYLHVRHITSAGEISVICAILAGAGMGFLWFNAHPAQIFMGDSGSLPLGAILGAIAVVVKQEILLLIVGGLFVMEALSVIIQVGYFKLTKGKRIFRMAPLHHHFELKGWHESKVIVRFWIIAITLAILSLGTLKIR; encoded by the coding sequence ATGTTTTACGAATTTTTATACCCCCTTCATGACCAGTTATCCTTTCTCAACATTTTCCGGTATATCACGTTCCGAACGATTTACGGGGGATTGAGTGCCTTTTTGATCTGTTTTTTTCTGGGTCCCTGGGTGATCCGGAAGCTGGCGGCCATGCAAATCGGCCAGGTAATCCAGACGGACGGTCCCCAAACCCATCTGGGCAAGCAGGGTACTCCCACCATGGGGGGCATTCTGATTCTGTTTTCCGTGTTCACGGCCACTATTTTCTGGGGAAATCTGACCAACCACTACATCTTTATTTTACTGCTCACGCTGTTGCTGTTCGGGGGTATCGGATTTGTGGATGATTTTCTCATGCAGGTTAAAAAACGGAACATGGGATTCACGGCCAAAGGCAAATTCATCATTCAGATCGCCTGCGGACTGGTGATCAGTCTGCTCATTTTTCTGAGCCCGGACTTTACCACCACCTTGACCGTGCCGTTTTTCAAGGATTTTTCACCGGACTTGGGCCTCTGGTATATTCCATTCGCCTGTCTGGTCATTGTCGGTGCGTCCAACGCCGTGAACCTGACAGACGGGCTGGATGGACTGGCCATCGGGCCGGTGATCGTGGCCTCAGTCACATATATGTTTTTTGCCTATGTGGCCGGTCACATTCAGATTGCCGAATACCTGCATGTGCGCCATATCACCTCGGCCGGAGAAATTTCCGTGATCTGCGCCATTCTGGCCGGTGCCGGCATGGGGTTTTTATGGTTCAACGCCCACCCGGCCCAGATTTTTATGGGGGATTCCGGTTCTCTGCCTTTGGGCGCGATTCTGGGCGCCATTGCCGTGGTGGTGAAACAGGAAATACTGCTGCTCATTGTGGGCGGGCTGTTTGTCATGGAAGCCCTGTCCGTGATTATTCAAGTGGGATATTTTAAACTGACCAAAGGAAAACGGATCTTCAGAATGGCCCCTTTGCACCACCATTTTGAACTCAAAGGCTGGCATGAATCCAAAGTGATCGTCCGGTTCTGGATCATTGCCATCACCCTGGCTATTTTATCTTTAGGCACGTTGAAAATAAGGTGA